One window of the Salvia splendens isolate huo1 chromosome 1, SspV2, whole genome shotgun sequence genome contains the following:
- the LOC121745355 gene encoding E3 ubiquitin-protein ligase DIS1-like, whose translation MLPMSSGNSYYDDLRMKPEVIDPSENEDTLDIGEHVNDTSETASKPNVAVSTNVRELLECPVCLNAMYPPISQCSNGHTLCSGCKPKVHNRCPTCRHELGNIRCLALEKVAASLELPCKYQNFGCIGIYPYYSKLKHESQCAYRPYNCPYAGSECLVIGDIPFLVSHLKDDHKVDMHSGSTFNHRYVKSNPHEVENATWMLTVFSCFGQYFCLHFEAFQLGMAPVYIAFLRFMGDDNEAKNYSYSLEVGGNGRKMIWQGVPRSIRDSHRKVRDSFDGLIIQRNMALFFSGGDRKELKLRVTGRIWKEQ comes from the exons ATGCTTCCGATGTCAAGTGGAAATTCCTACTATGATGACTTGCGAATGAAACCTGAGGTCATTGATCCATCAGAAAATGAAGACACATTGGACATTGGTGAACATGTCAATGATACCTCAGAAACTGCCTCAAAACCTAATGTGGCTGTCTCGACAAATGTCCGTGAGCTTCTGGAATGCCCAGTTTGCTTGAATGCTATGTACCCTCCAATTAGTCAG TGTTCCAATGGTCACACATTGTGTTCTGGTTGCAAACCCAAGGTGCACAACCGATGTCCAACTTGCAGGCATGAGCTTGGTAATATCCGTTGTCTGGCATTAGAGAAGGTTGCTGCATCCCTTGAGCTTCCATgtaaatatcaaaattttggGTGCATAGGCATCTATCCTTACTACAGCAAGCTTAAACACGAATCTCAATGTGCTTATAGACCTTACAATTGTCCTTATGCCGGGTCAGAGTGCTTGGTCATTGGTGATATTCCATTTCTTGTGAGCCATTTGAAAGATGATCACAAAGTAGACATGCATAGCGGTAGTACTTTTAACCATCGCTATGTCAAATCAAATCCGCATGAAGTTGAGAATGCAACATGGATGCTTACG GTTTTCAGTTGCTTTGGGCAGTATTTCTGTCTGCATTTCGAAGCATTTCAGCTTGGAATGGCACCAGTTTATATAGCATTTTTGCGGTTCATGGGCGATGACAATGAGGCAAAAAACTATAGCTATAGCCTAGAGGTTGGAGGTAACGGAAGGAAGATGATATGGCAAGGAGTGCCCAGGAGCATCCGGGACAGCCACCGGAAGGTTCGTGACAGTTTTGATGGGCTCATCATACAACGTAACATGGCACTCTTTTTCTCTGGTGGAGACAGGAAAGAACTTAAGCTGCGGGTTACTGGTAGGATCTGGAAGGAGCAGTAA
- the LOC121797252 gene encoding aspartyl protease AED3-like, protein MEHSNTLVTLVFFICLSTSCNGSSFDPCSSPGSDLSIIPMFGKCSPFDSSKPATSWVDTVLNMASNDPKRISYLSNLVAPKPTPAPIASGQVISAANYVVRVKIGTPSQLFFMVLDTSNDAAWIPCSGCTGCSSAVFASNSSTTYASLDCSVPECTQVSGVSCPTVGSGSCLFNRSYGAGSTFSATLSRDTLTLGNTVIPNYAFGCVNTISGESIPPQGLLGLGRGPMSLLSQTGPVYSGVFSYCLPSFKSYYFSGSLKLGPAGQPKNIRTTPLLKSPHRPSLYYVNLTGVSVGWVNVPIAPEHLAFDPSTGSGTIIDSGTVITRFVQPVYISIRDEFRKQITGAISSLGAFDTCFAATNEEIAPTVTFHFTGLDLKLPMENVLIHSSSGSLACLAMAAVPNNVNSVLNVIANLQQQNLRILFDTVNSRLGIARELCN, encoded by the coding sequence ATGGAACACTCCAATACTCTTGTAACATTAGTTTTCTTCATTTGTCTCTCCACATCTTGCAATGGTTCTTCTTTTGACCCATGTTCGTCCCCTGGTTCGGATCTATCCATCATCCCCATGTTCGGCAAATGCTCACCATTCGACTCGTCCAAACCCGCCACATCATGGGTCGACACCGTCCTTAACATGGCCTCAAACGACCCGAAACGAATTTCATACTTGTCAAACCTAGTCGCGCCAAAACCCACCCCCGCCCCTATCGCCTCGGGCCAGGTCATAAGCGCGGCCAACTACGTTGTCCGGGTCAAAATTGGGACTCCGAGCCAGCTCTTCTTCATGGTGTTGGACACTAGCAACGACGCTGCATGGATCCCATGCAGCGGTTGCACCGGGTGCTCGTCCGCTGTCTTCGCCTCCAACTCCTCCACCACTTACGCCTCACTGGACTGCTCAGTACCAGAATGTACCCAAGTCAGCGGGGTCTCGTGCCCGACGGTTGGGTCCGGTTCATGCCTCTTTAACCGGTCCTACGGTGCCGGATCGACCTTCTCGGCCACGCTATCCCGTGACACCCTCACATTAGGCAACACCGTCATCCCAAACTACGCTTTCGGGTGTGTCAACACCATTTCGGGCGAGTCGATCCCGCCCCAAGGGTTATTGGGCTTGGGCCGCGGACCAATGTCATTACTTTCTCAAACCGGGCCGGTCTATTCAGGTGTATTCTCATATTGCCTCCCTAGCTTCAAGTCGTACTACTTCTCGGGCTCACTCAAACTCGGACCCGCGGGCCAACCCAAGAACATCCGAACCACCCCGCTCTTGAAGAGCCCACACCGCCCGTCGCTATACTACGTGAACCTCACAGGAGTCAGTGTGGGCTGGGTCAATGTTCCAATAGCACCAGAGCACCTAGCGTTCGACCCAAGCACCGGGTCGGGTACCATTATAGATTCGGGTACTGTTATAACCCGGTTCGTCCAACCCGTATACATAAGTATCCGGGATGAATTTAGGAAGCAAATAACAGGGGCGATAAGCTCGTTGGGAGCGTTCGACACTTGCTTTGCAGCGACGAATGAAGAGATAGCGCCAACTGTTACGTTTCATTTTACGGGGCTGGATTTGAAGCTTCCGATGGAGAATGTGTTGATCCATAGCAGCTCGGGGTCGTTGGCGTGCTTGGCAATGGCTGCGGTGCCGAACAATGTGAACTCAGTGCTCAATGTGATAGCCAATTTGCAGCAGCAGAATCTCAGGATTTTGTTCGACACTGTTAATTCTCGCCTTGGAATTGCGCGTGAGCTCTGTAATTAG